ACCTGGGCGATATTGGCGCGGCAATTCAGGCCACCGCCCAGCCACGCGGCTTCTCGGTGGTGCGCGAGTACACCGGCCACGGCATCGGCTACCGCCTTCACGAGGAACCCACTGTCTCGCACGTGGGCCGCGCCGGAACCGGCATGAAGCTCTCGCCGGGTATGGTCTTCACCATCGAGCCGATGATTAACCTGGGCCGTGCCGAAACCAAATTGCTGGCCGATGGCTGGACAGTGGTGACGGCGGACGGCCAGCCCAGCGCCCAGTTCGAACATACCTTGGTGGTGACTGACAAGGGGTACGATTTGTTGACGCTCTGAGGTATTGCCTTCAGGCTCAAGTGCTCTGCATGTCGGGCGGGCGGTGCAAGACGGGCTGAGCGGCTTCATTCTGGTCACCTCAAGACCACTGAGCTGTTATGAGAACGGCCCCAACCTCAAAGAAGTGGGGCCGTCCTCGACATTGAATTTCAGTTTTTTTTGTTCAGTGAAACGGTTCCTGCGGTCGCCACCGGCTCCAGCCTCGGCACACGGGCTGGCCGCTCCATCCGTGCCCGCACCATCGCCGCTGCGACCTGCCGGATCAGGCTCAGTAGTAAGCCGATACCCGCCGCGATGAAAGCCAGTTTCTGAAACTGGGCATTGGCCGGAAACTTGATGGTGGGATCGAGCAGCGGCGCGAGCCGGGCCGCCGCCAGAATCGGCAGGGCAAATAGCGCGGCGGCGAACGGCAGCACCAATGGGCCGCCCGCGTGCTTCACGACCAGGGCGGCCAGCAGCGCTCCGGTGATCAGTGGAAAGATCACCCACCACTGCTCCGGCACCGTTGCAATGGGCAAAAACGGCAGTGCCCCCAGCGGAATGATGCCCAGCGGCACGGCGCTGTAGCCGAACCAGTTGCCTGCCTCGTCGGCGATAAAGGTCAGCACGATCCACACGACCAGCTTCTGCTGCCAGTCGAGTGGCAAGGTCATGGCGTAGGCCAGCACGCCCAGCGAGGCCAGCCCCAGCACCCACATGGACGCCACGAAGGTGGCGTGCCTGGCCTGCCCACTCATCCCGCGCGCTGCACTCACGCGGTCTTCTTGTGCGGCGCGTCTACGGCCATCAGCTCGGCGTCCTCATCGTCGAGGAGATCATCCAGCGCCTCGATCTGCTTCTTGCCGCGTTTGGACGGTACTTTCTTGGATGCGGCCTTGGGTTTGGCTTTCTTCACGGCTCCGGTGGCCTCCAGTTCGCCCGCGTCGGTCAGGCCGTCTGGGTCCACCCCAGGGCGCTCGGCTTCGGTCAGCGGGTCAGGCTTGACGCTGACCAGCGGCTTGCTGCTCGGCACGATGCCCGGTACCCGTTTGAGGAACTCGCCAGTGTAGCTCGTCGGGTGGGCGGCCAGTTGCTCGGGCGTGCCGGTGGCGACGATGGTGCCGCCTCGCACGCCGCCCTCCGGGCCGAGGTCCACGATCCAGTCGGCGCACTTCATCACGTCCAGATTATGCTCGATGATGATGAGGGTGTTGCCGCCCTCGACCAGCCGTTCCAGCACTTCCATCAGCTTGCGGACGTCCTCGAAGTGCAGGCCGGTCGTCGGCTCGTCGAGAATGTAGATGGTCTTGCCGGTGGCGCGCTTGCTGAGTTCGGACGCCAGCTTGATGCGCTGCGCCTCGCCGCCCGATAAGGTGGTGGAGGGCTGACCGATCTTCATGTAGCCCAGTCCGACGTCGCACAGCAGCTGCATCTTGCGCTCGATGGTCGGAATCGGCTCAAAGAAGGCGTGGGCGTCCTCTACCGTCATGTCCAGCACGTCCGCAATGGTCTTGCCGTTGTACTTGACTTCCAGCGTTTCGCGGTTGTAGCGCGCGCCTTTGCAGACCTCGCAGGGCACGTAGATGTCCGGCAGGAAGTTCATCTCGATCTTCATCACGCCGTCGCCCTTGCAGTGCTCGCAGCGTCCGCCCTTGACGTTAAAGGAAAAGCGTCCGGCCAGATAGCCGCGCCGCCGCGCTTCCGGGGTGCGGGTAAACAGATCGCGCACCTCGGTAAACACGCCAGTGTAGGTGGCCGGGTTGCTGCGCGGCGTGCGGCCAATCGGCGACTGGTCGATCTCGATGACCTTGTCCAGATATTCGATGCCGGTGATGGCGTCGGCCTTGCCGGGTGTGGTCTTGGCTCCGTTGAGGTCGCGGGCCAGGGTGGCATGCAGGATGTCGTGAATCAGGGTGCTTTTGCCTGATCCGCTCGGCCCCGTCACCACCGTCATGGTGCCGAGCGGCACCTCCAGGGTGACGTTCTGGAGGTTGTGCTCGCGCGCGCCAATGACTTTGAGGCGCTTGCCGTTGCCGCGCCGCCGCTTGGTGGGCACCTCGATCCTGAGTTCGCCGCGCAGGTACTTGCCGGTCAGGCTGTCGGGGTTGGCCTTGATCTCGGCGGGGGTGCCGACGGCCACCACCTCGCCGCCGTGGACGCCCGCGCCTGGCCCCATATCCACCACGTAGTCCGAAGACATCATGGTGTCCTCGTCGTGTTCGACGACCAGCAGGGTATTGCCGAGGTCGCGCAATCGCTTGAGGGTTTCGATCAGCCGCCCGTTGTCCTTGGGGTGCAGCCCGATGCTGGGTTCGTCGAGCACGTACAGCACGCCGGTCAGGCCCGAACCCACCTGGGTCGCCAGCCGGATGCGCTGCGCCTCGCCGCCCGATAAGGTGTTGGCGGTTCTATCCAAGCTCAGGTAATCGAGACCCACGTCCACCAGAAAGGTCAGCCGGGTGCGGACGGCCCGCAGAATCGGGGCCGCCACCGCCGCGCCGAACTCGCTCAGGCCGTACTCGTAGTGCCGGGGCCGGGCGATTCTGGCTTCTCCGCCGTCGTGCTGGCCGAGGTAGGACTTGATGACCTCATGGTTGACCTCGCCGTCCTGGAGTTCCCTGAAGAACTGATCGGCGTCGAGCACGCTCATGCCGCTGGCCTGGGCGATGTTGAGGCCGCCGACCCGCACTGCTAGAATCTCGGGCTTGTAGCGGGTGCCGCCGCAGGTCGGGCAGGGCCGCAGCTCCATCATCTCTTCGAGTTTCTCGCGCATAAATTCCGATTCGGTCTCGGCGTAGCGGCGCTCCAAGTTGACCAGCACGCCCTCGAATTCGGTCATGAAGCGCATGGTTTCCTTGCCGCCGCGCCGGTAGACCACCTCGAAGGCTTCGCCGGGGCCTTGCAGGATGGACTTCTGCGCCGCCTTGCTCAAATCACGCCAGGGTGTCTTGAGGTCGAAACTCAAGTGCTCGGACAGGGCCTTGAGCTTGTCCCAGTAGTAGACGCCGCCGCCAGTACCTTTCTTACTCCAGGGCAAAATCGCGCCCTCAGCGATGCTCAGCGCGTCGTCGATAATCAGGTCCGGCGAGAACTCGCGCTTGCTGCCCAGGCCCGCACAGTCGGGGCACGCGCCGTAGGGGTTATTGAAGCTGAACGACCTGGGTTCCAGTTCCTCCAGCACGCTGCCGTGTTCGGGGCAGGCGAATTTCTCGGAGTAGAGTTCTTCGGCACCGGAATCAGGAAACAGGACGCGCAGCAGGCCTTCACCGCGCCGCAGTCCCAGTTCCACGCTCTCGGCCAGGCGGGAGCGGTCCGACTCGCGCACTGTCAGGCGGTCGATGACCACGTCCACATCATGCTTCTCGAACTTCTCCAGCTTCAGTTTCTCGGCCTCGTCGAGTTCGTACAGCACGCCGTCCACCCGCACACGGGCATACCCTTCGCGGCGGATGTCGGCAAACAGCTTGCGGTACTCGCCCTTGCGCCCACGCACCAGCGGCGCGAGCAGAATGGCCCGCTGATCGGTGAAGCCCGCCAGCAACTTGTCGGTGATCTCGGTGGGGCTCTGGCGCTCGATCTTGCGCCCGCAGACGGGGCAGTAGGGCGTGCCGGTGCGGGCGTACAGCAGGCGCAGGTAATCGTGAATCTCGGTGACGGTGCCCACCGTGCTGCGCGGGTTGTGCGAGGTGGTCTTCTGGTCGATCGAGATGGCCGGTGACAGCCCCTCGATGCTCTCCACATCGGGCTTTTCCATCAGGCCCAGAAACTGCCGGGCGTAGGCCGAGAGCGACTCGACATATCTTCGCTGGCCCTCAGCGTAGATGGTGTCGAAGGCCAGCGTGCTCTTGCCGCTGCCCGACACCCCGGTGATGACGATGAACTTGTCACGGGGCAATTCCACCGTCACGTTCTTGAGGTTGTGTTCTCTGGCACCGCGCACAATCAGGTTTTGCAAACCGGGAACCTTCCTTTTGGGCTGGCGGTGGATGGGGTCTGGGGCCGCCGTGGATACGTTGAGGGCAGAAGCAGAGGGAGCGCTTCTGGGTAAACATCGTATTCTACACCGTCAGGGGAGATGGGTGTACGGGTGAAATGACAGACGACGGCAGCGTCGCTGCGGGGATGCGAGGCTGGGTTTCGCTGGCGACGAAGAAGTCGATTGACCGGCGACGCCTGGTTTGGCAGGCTCAGCCGGAACAGTGGGTCACGCCATTTACTGGAGCCGTCTGAGGGTCAGGCGGGCGTCGGGCGAGAGGTTGGCCGAGTGAAACGGTTTCATTTTAAAGTCTCTGGGAAACAGCTCAAAGCGGCCATGCGTGACGGTGGTCGCCAGCATGGTGGCCAGCAGCGCCTCGGCCATGCCCGCCCCCAGACAGGTGTGCGCTCCGGCACCGTAAGGCTGGAAGGCTCCTTTCTGCTTGTGCTCGTGGCGCGGTTCCAGAAAGCGGTCGATGTCGAAGCGGTCTGGGTCGGCAAAGAGTTCTGGGTTGCGCTGGGCGGCGAACAGGGCCATCAGCAGTTTCTCGCCTTTCTTGATGGGGAAGCCCTGAATCTCAAAATCCTGTTTGGCGGTGCGGGGCAGATTGTTGGCGATGGGATAGAGCCGCATGACTTCCAGCACCACCGCGTGCAGCACCTTCAGTTCGCGCAGTCGGGCGGCAGGGAGGCCAGCCTCAACGAGTGGACGCGCCTCAGCCTGTACCCGTGCCAAGATCTCGGGGCGGCGGTACAGCTCATACAGGCACAGCGAAAAAACGCTGACCACCGTATCCAGACCGGCCATGTAGGGGATGAGCATCATAAACAGCAACTCGTCGCGGTTGAGCAGATCGGGGCGCTCGTTCATCAGGGCACGCAGGTCGGCGACGTAGGTCGACGATAGGGCAGGCAGGCCCTCCGGCGTGTCAGCCTGATCGAGAATATCCTGGGCGATGGCGCGGGCACTGTGCTGGGCCTTCAGGTAAGCGGCGCGGCGCAGCGCCGAGGGCCGGGCCGAGCCGATGAGATGCACGGCCAGCTGGGTGTGCCAGTAGGTGATGAAGTCGCTCAGGTGGAGGCCGGGGCGGCGTCCCAGTGTCAGGGTGCCGATGCAGTCGGCCACCAGCCGCTGCGCGAACGCAACGACCTTGAGGTGGCCGCTGACGTGGGTCTGGTCAAGGGCTTGACGGGTCAGGCTCATGATCAGCGGCAGTTGCTCCAGCACCCGGCTCTTGGCAAAGCCGTTCCTTGCCGCCGCCCGGTACTTGAGGTGGTCGGCCCCCTCCAGCATGGTCAGCACCTGCCTGCCCCCAAACTCGCGGATCATGCCTTCCCAGGTGTCCCAGGCGTCAATCTCGCCCGCGTTGTTGGCCATCGTCTCGGCGGCGGTGGGGCCGCCCACGACGACCAGCGACTGACCCAGAATCCTGACCCGGTAACACGGTCCCAGACGGCGGTACTGGTGGGCCAGAAAGGTTTCGGTGTCGCGCACCATCGGGATGAGGCTGCCGAGAAGGGGAAGACCAGGAGCGACGGGCAGGGTTTTGATCGTCATGACATTCTCCAGAGGGGCAGTTTGGGGTTGGTCTTCAGCGTAAGGCAAGCAGGTGGGCAGATGGTGGAGACGCAGCGCTGCGGCGGAAAGCGGGTGCGAGGGAATAGAGTTGGCCGGGCCGGAGTTTAAGCTGCATCGTGGACCAGCCCCGCGAGTTCGTGCGTGAACTCAGCGGGCCTGCCTGAGCGCTCCAAGCCCCCGGTGGAGAGACCAATTTTCCCCCGACGCGGCATAATGCCCCGGTGACCGTTCCCATTCATTCTCTACACAATGCCCAGCTCAAGCGCCTGATCCGGCTGCGCGAGCGCCGGGAGCGGCTGCGGGAAGGTGTTTTTCTGATTGAGGGCGCGCGTGAACTCTCCCGCGCCCTGTCGGCGGGCGTGCCGATCGAGGCGGTCTACACCTGCCCCGACCTCCACAGCGAAGACGCCCGCGCCCTGCCCTGGGCCGGGCTGCTTGAGACTGGCCTGCCGATCACCGAACTGGGCCGCGCCGCCTTCGAGAAAATCAGCCTCCGCGAAGGCCCCGACGGGGTGCTGGCGTTGGCCCGCTCGGAAGCCCGCCCGCTGCCCGAACCGCCCGAACAGGCCAGCGTGCTGGTCCTCGACGGTCTGGAAAAGCCTGGCAATGTGGGCGCGCTGCTGCGGAGTGCCGACGGGGCGGGAGCGCACGCCACCCTGTTGGTCGGCGACGGCCTCGACCTGGGCAACCCCAACCTGATCCGCGCCTCGCAGGGCAGTGTGTTTACCCAACCGGTGGTTGTGCTGGAACCGCAGGCGGCGCTCACCTGGCTGCGCGCGAGGGGCTTTACCCTGCTGGCCTGCACACCGCAGGCGACCCAGACCTACTGGGACGCGCCGCTTTCAGGCCGCGCCGCGCTGCTATTGGGCACCGAACACGCGGGCCTGAGCGCGTTCTGGCAGGCTGCCGCCGATATTCACCTGACCATTCCCATGCTGGGCCGGGCCGACAGCCTCAACGTGGCGACGGCGGGCGCGCTGGTGCTTTATGAGGCGCTGCGCCAGCGCGCCAGTCAGCAGTAGTCCGTAGAATGCCGTCCGGCGTGAACGCTGCACTGCTCTCTGAGCTGAACCCTTACCGTCTGTCCTGCGCTGTTTGCCCCGCTCCCGCCGAGTCAATGCCCGCTGTGCCCGCTGCATTCCAGAAGGACCTCTAAATGAACGATTCCTACCGTGAATGGCTGAGAAGCCTATTGGCCGTCGAGATGGGCGTGCGTGAAGCCGAGCAGATCATCGAGAGCGCGGTGGTCCGCCGGGGCTGGCCAGCCATTCGCCCGCTGGGGTCACGCGACGTGGTGGCCGTCTTGCAAGATGTGTACACCATCTTCCGCAACAACATGGGCGACGCCCGCGCAGACCGCTGGCTGGAAGGCGCGACCACTGCGCTGGCCTCTTTTGCCGAATCGACCCCCAGCCCCGCGCTGCCCAGCACCGGCACCATCGCGCCTGCGCCGGGGCCAGTGCGCTGGGGTCGGCGTGCCCACGATCTGCCGCTGCTGCTGGCCCGTGCCCACGCCGAGATCGCCGCCCGCAGTCTGGAGGGCATCCGGGCCAATCCGGACCTCAAAAATCTGGAGCGCGCCGCCGAGTGGGACGTGCAGGCCACCCAGGCCGAGGTGCGGCGCTGGGAAACCGAGGAACTGCTCAGCAACCTGCGCGCCGAGCACGCCCGCATCGAGGTGGCCGATCAGGTCCGCAGCGCCCGTGCCCAGGGCGAGGTGCTGCGCCTCACTGTCGAGGAGGTCGGCAGCGAGGCGCGGGCCGGGCACAAGGTGGGGCCGCGCCTCGCCCACAACAAGCTGATGCTCTCGCAGACCGCCGCCTTTCTGGACGCTTTCTCGCCCCTGGTCGATGAGACGGTGGCCGAGGACGATCCGCAGAGTTCTATCGTCAGTCTGGAAGCTTCACGCTTCGCGCTGGCGGTGCCGATGCACCCCAACGTGCTGCGCGCCCGCCACCAGCTCAATTACGCCGAATGGCAGGCAGGCGACGCCAGCGATCCCAGGGTCCAGGGTGCCCGCGCCGCACTGGTTCAGGCCGAGGGCGAGGCCGCCGCCCAGATGGAACATACCCTGGGAGCTGCCCGCGTCCACCAGACCGCCTTTCAGCAGATGGCCCAGCGTTACCGCGACGCCAAGCTGGGTGAGGAGCAACTGCGCCGCTCGGGGGCCGACGCCCTGACCTTATCGCGCCACGCTTTCGACGCCGAGCAGGCCCGTCTGGCGGCCCGTGTGCAGGCCCACCGCCTCACCGAAGCGCTGCGGTTGCTGAGTGCCCTGACTGGCGACTCGGACTGACCCAGGAGGGCGCTCTCAGTTCACAGCTCGATATCGAAGACCGGCGGCGGCAGGGCTTCGCGGCGTACCCGGCTGGTATCGGACTTGGGCGGCGGCGAGGCGGGCGTGACGGCCAGCGGGCCGGGCGGCTTGGGCATGGCGGCGCGCAAAATGGCGTCCACCTCGGCAGAGCCGATCAGGCCCTTGTGCTGCAAGGTGCTGAGAATGCCCAGTGCCACCTTGCGGGTAAATTCGGCGTCCTGGGTTGGCGAGGAGGTCATGGCCTCACGTTAGAGCATTTGTCGGTGGCTTGGGTGTGCTGGAAGCTGGCGCGGCTCTCTGCCCGAACCCCCGTCTGGTTTAGGGTCGTTGTGGCGAGCTGGTCTGGGTGTGCCGGGGCCGGGCGTGACCGCGTCCGCCACTTAGCAGGCCAGTCAGGGCGCTGGCGAGCAGGTGCGGGTCGTGGTGGGCCTGCTCGCCGATCAGCATCGGCGTGTGGCGCAGCCTGAGCTTGAGGGCAGCATCGAAGCTGTGCGGCGCGATCAGGCTGGCCCCGGCGGCGCGGTAGCGCTCCTGCACGGCGCTGGGCACTGCTGCGTCGTTGACCAGCACCACGTCCGGCACCCGTCCCAGGTGACGGTCGATCATCCGCACGTGGTCGTCCAGGGTCAGATCGTCGGTCTCGCCAGGTTCAGTCATGATGCTGGCCACGTACACCAGCGGCGCACCGGACGCCCGGATGGCCGCCTGAATGTCAGGCACCAGCAGCGCCGGAATGATCGACGTGAACAAGCTGCCCGGTCCCAGCACGATCAGCTCGGCGGCGGCGATGGCCGCAATCACCGCTGGAAGGGTTGGCGGCTGCGGCGGGTCGAGCCGCACCTCCTGAATGCCGATGACCCCCGCGCCCACGCCGCCTGCGCCGGCCAGGTGGCTCTCGCCGCGCACCTCCTGGCCGTTTTTGAGCTGCGCGATCAGGGTCACCGGCTGGGTGGTGGACGGATACACTGCCCCGCAGACATTGAGCACCTCGTGAATCTCTTGCATCGCGCCGCCCAGTCCGCCCTGCTCTTCAGACAGGGTCGCCAGCAGCAGGTTGCCGAAGGTGTGGCCCTCGAGCCCCTCGCCCCTGGCAAAGCGGTGTAGCAGCAGCCGGGCCAGCACCGGGCTGTCAGACAGGGCCGCGTAGCAGTCAGTGAGGTCGCCGGGGGCGATCATCCCCAGCGCCTCGCGCAGCCGTCCGCTGCTGCCGCCGTCGTCGGCCACCGTCACGATGGCGGTGAGGTTCGACGAGTAGCGCTTGAGGCCCGAGAGCACGTTCGACAGTCCGGTGCCGCCGCCCAGTGCCACGATCCTGGGGCCGCGCGCCAGGGTGGTGCGCGAGTAGATCACGTTGACCGCCTCGCTGGGGTCGGTGCCAATTGATCTGAGCACCGAGCGGTTGAGCATGGTCATGGAGGTGAGCGCGCCGATCAAGGCCAGCGCCATCACGACCACGCCGACCACCCACAGCGGCAGCACCTCGGGTTTGGTGAAGTTGTTGAGCCACAAGATCCAGGCGGTGGCGGTGAAGTGCAGCGGCCCGGTCCAGGTGAAGTGCAAAAAACCCACCGCGCCGACGAAGGTGCACACGCCGAACAGCACGAACCAGCGCTTGATGCCCATGCCGGGCGTCAGCCAGCGCTTGGCCCGGCGGCCGTGGTTGGCCGACTTGAAATTGCTCAGCGTCCGCGACCAGCGCCCGGCCTGCTCGGCGGGGTTGGGAAAGGCGGGCGAGGCAGGCTTTTGGGTCTTTTGCACCGTCATATGCTCCCGGCATTGGGCAGATCGCGGTGGTCGATCACGCGGGCGCTGAGGTCCTGAAGATCGCGCTCCAGGCGCATGGCCACCGCCACGCTGCGGTGCTGCCCGCCGGTGCAGCCGATGGCCACGTTGTAGCTGTGGCGTCCGCTGTCGCGCGCGCGCTCGGCCACGTCGTGCAGAAAGCTGCGGGTGTGCTGATAAAACGCCTCGCTCTCGGGATTCTGGAAGACGTAGTCGGCCACCGCCTCGTCCAGCCCGGTGCGGGAGCGCAGGTCCAGGTCGTAGTAGGGATTGGGCAGGGTACGCATGTCCAGCACCAGGTCCACGTCGCGCGGCGGGGCATTCTTGAAGCCGAAGGTAAACAGCCGCAGATCGAAACTGCTCGACACCCCCAGCCAGTCGAGCAGCCGCTTGCTGAGGTCGGCGGCGCTGAGCTGGGTGGTGTCGATGACGGTGTCGGCCAGTGCCCGCAGTGAGGCCAGTAGCTCGCGCTCGCGCCGGAAGTCGAGCATCAGGCTCGGGTCGCCCAGCGGGTGCTCGCGGCGGGTCAGGTTGTAGCGCTTGAGCAGCACCTCGGCCTCGGCTTCCAGAAACAGCACCCGCACGTCGCTGCGCTGGGCCTTGAGACGGGTCAGGCTGCTGCCCGCCGCCGCCAGGAAGTCGCGGGTACGGGCATCGGTGGTCACAGCGATGCGGTCAATGCTGCGCGCCTGCGCCAGATCGCCCAGTGCGTTCCAGAGTTCCGGCGGCAGGTTGTCGGTGGTGAAGTAATCGGTGTCTTCCAGCGTTCTGAGGGCAGTACTCTTGCCGCTGCCCGACAAACCGGAGATCACGATGAACGTCATAGCGTCAGTCTAAGGGCTGGAGTGTGCCCGCGTGCTTTGCCTCCGGGCGGCGCGGCGTGGCACGCTAGAGGGATGCTGATGACTGAACTGCTGAACCTGCCCGCCTCCTACCAGGGGCCGACCCGCCCGCTGGCCGCGCCCTACGGTGTGCTGGGCGTCGGGGCCGGGGTACTGGCCGCCGCTTTGCTCGATACCCTCGTGGACCGCCGCCTGACCCGTGAGGGCACCCAACTTATTCTGGAAAGTGCCGACGCTGGCCCTGCCGCGCGCGACTACGCCGGACTGGCCGAGGTTAGCGGCGCGGCGGTGGTGCGGGCGGGCGTGCAGGCCGAGGGAATGTCCACCCGCGATCTCAATTTTCTGGCTCCGGCAGGCGTGGGGGCGACCTATCACCTGGCCCAGTTTGCCGCCTATGCCAGCAGCCACGCCGAGGAAGCCCAGCGGGCCGAGACGCTGCTGAGCGACCTCGCCGCCAAATGTGCCCCCGACATTGCTGACGGCAACCCCGCCCGCGACCTGGCCTGGACCCTCTGGCAGCGCACGCCGCTGCTGCTGGCCGCCCCCGAGGACACCGCCCTGGTCCACATCTGGCAGCATCTGCTGGCCCGCGTGGGCAAGGTGTTGAGCATCGCCTTCGAACTGGAGCCGCTGTATCTGTTGACCGGAGCCTTCGAGGCCCAGCACGAGAAGGGCGACAGCAAGGTGGCGCTGATTTTGGGTGACGAGACGCCCGAACTGACCCTGGCCCGCGAGGTGCTCGAAACCCGCATCGACGAGGTGATACAGGTGCCGTTTCCGGACGGCGCGGACGGCTACCCCGGCGCACTGGCACTGTGGTACTTCGGCGCGTGGGTGGCCGCTTACCTGGCCGAGCGGCAGGGCGTGAGCGCCGAGGACAGCCCGGCCCTGCGGGAAGTGCTGAAGGTGCTCAGCGGGGGAGAGGCGGCCCAGGAAAGCGGACTGGACGCCTGAGTCTGCCCGCTTTTCTACTGCCCAGTCGCCTGCTGCTCGCCCGGAAAGATCGCCACCCGCCCGATCATGTAGGCGCAGCCCCACAAGAAGAGCGTCACCACCGGCAGAAAGTACAGCCCCTTGCGGCGGTCGATCAGCTTTCCGGCGATCAGCACCTCGATGAAGTACAGGCTGGCCAGCGCGAAGATGGTGTACATCCAGTGCTCCAGGTTGCGCTTGGGATCGGGCAGAAAGCCGTAGCGGGTGACGGTCTTGCCCGCCTCGGCAACGGCGCTGGCGACCTTCAGGCCTGAAACGGCCAGCAGCACGCCGCTGAGGCCGTAGAGAAAGAAGATGGCCCAGCTCAGTCGGGTGAGCAGCACGAAGCCCCGGTCCACCACGCCGCGCAGGGCCGGAACAACGCTCCAGACGAGCAGAATGAGGCAGGCCAGCGTGAACAGATTGGGAAAGAGCTTGGCCAGCGAGGTGTTGAACGAAAAATCGTGCAGGGCGCGCAACAGGTCCATGTCCACAGCCTAGAGCGAAATCGGCAGGGCAGATGCCGGATGCCACCCGAAAAGCCGCGCCCAGACGACAAAAAACGCTTTGTGAAACCGCCGTCAGGCTTTTCGCTCACAGCGTAATTTTCTTGACCAGAGTGTTGCGAGATGCTACACTATGGAGTCCACCAGAAGCGTGTCCAGTGGCGAGAAAGTTGCCGCACGCGATGTCTGCTCAAAGCTACGCCCATAACAGAAAAGGAGCTTCATGACCTCATCTGATTTACCCGATATCGGCACCACCCCGGAAGTCCAGGAATACGACGCCAGCCAGATCAGCGTCCTGAAAGGTC
This portion of the Deinococcus rubellus genome encodes:
- the uvrA gene encoding excinuclease ABC subunit UvrA, with amino-acid sequence MQNLIVRGAREHNLKNVTVELPRDKFIVITGVSGSGKSTLAFDTIYAEGQRRYVESLSAYARQFLGLMEKPDVESIEGLSPAISIDQKTTSHNPRSTVGTVTEIHDYLRLLYARTGTPYCPVCGRKIERQSPTEITDKLLAGFTDQRAILLAPLVRGRKGEYRKLFADIRREGYARVRVDGVLYELDEAEKLKLEKFEKHDVDVVIDRLTVRESDRSRLAESVELGLRRGEGLLRVLFPDSGAEELYSEKFACPEHGSVLEELEPRSFSFNNPYGACPDCAGLGSKREFSPDLIIDDALSIAEGAILPWSKKGTGGGVYYWDKLKALSEHLSFDLKTPWRDLSKAAQKSILQGPGEAFEVVYRRGGKETMRFMTEFEGVLVNLERRYAETESEFMREKLEEMMELRPCPTCGGTRYKPEILAVRVGGLNIAQASGMSVLDADQFFRELQDGEVNHEVIKSYLGQHDGGEARIARPRHYEYGLSEFGAAVAAPILRAVRTRLTFLVDVGLDYLSLDRTANTLSGGEAQRIRLATQVGSGLTGVLYVLDEPSIGLHPKDNGRLIETLKRLRDLGNTLLVVEHDEDTMMSSDYVVDMGPGAGVHGGEVVAVGTPAEIKANPDSLTGKYLRGELRIEVPTKRRRGNGKRLKVIGAREHNLQNVTLEVPLGTMTVVTGPSGSGKSTLIHDILHATLARDLNGAKTTPGKADAITGIEYLDKVIEIDQSPIGRTPRSNPATYTGVFTEVRDLFTRTPEARRRGYLAGRFSFNVKGGRCEHCKGDGVMKIEMNFLPDIYVPCEVCKGARYNRETLEVKYNGKTIADVLDMTVEDAHAFFEPIPTIERKMQLLCDVGLGYMKIGQPSTTLSGGEAQRIKLASELSKRATGKTIYILDEPTTGLHFEDVRKLMEVLERLVEGGNTLIIIEHNLDVMKCADWIVDLGPEGGVRGGTIVATGTPEQLAAHPTSYTGEFLKRVPGIVPSSKPLVSVKPDPLTEAERPGVDPDGLTDAGELEATGAVKKAKPKAASKKVPSKRGKKQIEALDDLLDDEDAELMAVDAPHKKTA
- a CDS encoding cytochrome P450, whose product is MTIKTLPVAPGLPLLGSLIPMVRDTETFLAHQYRRLGPCYRVRILGQSLVVVGGPTAAETMANNAGEIDAWDTWEGMIREFGGRQVLTMLEGADHLKYRAAARNGFAKSRVLEQLPLIMSLTRQALDQTHVSGHLKVVAFAQRLVADCIGTLTLGRRPGLHLSDFITYWHTQLAVHLIGSARPSALRRAAYLKAQHSARAIAQDILDQADTPEGLPALSSTYVADLRALMNERPDLLNRDELLFMMLIPYMAGLDTVVSVFSLCLYELYRRPEILARVQAEARPLVEAGLPAARLRELKVLHAVVLEVMRLYPIANNLPRTAKQDFEIQGFPIKKGEKLLMALFAAQRNPELFADPDRFDIDRFLEPRHEHKQKGAFQPYGAGAHTCLGAGMAEALLATMLATTVTHGRFELFPRDFKMKPFHSANLSPDARLTLRRLQ
- a CDS encoding TrmH family RNA methyltransferase, translating into MTVPIHSLHNAQLKRLIRLRERRERLREGVFLIEGARELSRALSAGVPIEAVYTCPDLHSEDARALPWAGLLETGLPITELGRAAFEKISLREGPDGVLALARSEARPLPEPPEQASVLVLDGLEKPGNVGALLRSADGAGAHATLLVGDGLDLGNPNLIRASQGSVFTQPVVVLEPQAALTWLRARGFTLLACTPQATQTYWDAPLSGRAALLLGTEHAGLSAFWQAAADIHLTIPMLGRADSLNVATAGALVLYEALRQRASQQ
- a CDS encoding gluconeogenesis factor YvcK family protein → MQKTQKPASPAFPNPAEQAGRWSRTLSNFKSANHGRRAKRWLTPGMGIKRWFVLFGVCTFVGAVGFLHFTWTGPLHFTATAWILWLNNFTKPEVLPLWVVGVVVMALALIGALTSMTMLNRSVLRSIGTDPSEAVNVIYSRTTLARGPRIVALGGGTGLSNVLSGLKRYSSNLTAIVTVADDGGSSGRLREALGMIAPGDLTDCYAALSDSPVLARLLLHRFARGEGLEGHTFGNLLLATLSEEQGGLGGAMQEIHEVLNVCGAVYPSTTQPVTLIAQLKNGQEVRGESHLAGAGGVGAGVIGIQEVRLDPPQPPTLPAVIAAIAAAELIVLGPGSLFTSIIPALLVPDIQAAIRASGAPLVYVASIMTEPGETDDLTLDDHVRMIDRHLGRVPDVVLVNDAAVPSAVQERYRAAGASLIAPHSFDAALKLRLRHTPMLIGEQAHHDPHLLASALTGLLSGGRGHARPRHTQTSSPQRP
- the rapZ gene encoding RNase adapter RapZ; its protein translation is MTFIVISGLSGSGKSTALRTLEDTDYFTTDNLPPELWNALGDLAQARSIDRIAVTTDARTRDFLAAAGSSLTRLKAQRSDVRVLFLEAEAEVLLKRYNLTRREHPLGDPSLMLDFRRERELLASLRALADTVIDTTQLSAADLSKRLLDWLGVSSSFDLRLFTFGFKNAPPRDVDLVLDMRTLPNPYYDLDLRSRTGLDEAVADYVFQNPESEAFYQHTRSFLHDVAERARDSGRHSYNVAIGCTGGQHRSVAVAMRLERDLQDLSARVIDHRDLPNAGSI
- a CDS encoding SIS domain-containing protein: MTELLNLPASYQGPTRPLAAPYGVLGVGAGVLAAALLDTLVDRRLTREGTQLILESADAGPAARDYAGLAEVSGAAVVRAGVQAEGMSTRDLNFLAPAGVGATYHLAQFAAYASSHAEEAQRAETLLSDLAAKCAPDIADGNPARDLAWTLWQRTPLLLAAPEDTALVHIWQHLLARVGKVLSIAFELEPLYLLTGAFEAQHEKGDSKVALILGDETPELTLAREVLETRIDEVIQVPFPDGADGYPGALALWYFGAWVAAYLAERQGVSAEDSPALREVLKVLSGGEAAQESGLDA